The sequence TTACACTCCAGGTGATGACAGTGGTCGCGATCGCATTCCTTAGCTTTGGCATAGCCCTGGCTGGTTTTAGCTGGCTGCCCGCCACCCTGGCCCTGGCGGCTTTGGTCTGCTTAATCACCGGCATTGGCCTAGCCTGGGTAGGCTACGGTCGTAGCGATCTGTCGCTGCGAGACATTCTGGGGTTGCCCGCTTATATGCTGAGCAAGTTTTCTATCTTCTCTAAGTTTTTGACCAAGCCCGAACAAGCCTGGATCCGCACCGAGCGCGACAGTAGGTAAAGGTCGTAGCCTTCGTGCTAAACCGAACGAATACTCCGTTTGGTAGGGGCGTAGCATGCTACGCCCCTGCGGGGTTTCTAAACACCTGAGCCCCGAAGCATTTCACTTTAATCAATCCACGTTCCTAAAGGGCTTGGCGCAGGTTGGCGAGACGCTGAAAACTGCCGGAACCGCATTCCTTCTCAAACTCCTGCACAATCCAATCCTGGCGCTTGCCGATGCGCTTAGCGCTTTTTTGCAGGTATTCGAAGTACTCCCACATTTGGGTGGGGGTAGGCCGAGGGCCAAAAATTGAGCCAAAACACCAGGCATCCTTCGGCCACCGACCGCATTGCTCCCAAAACGAACGCTCGGCCCAGGTCGGCGCGTTGCGGCGCAGGTAGGCGCGGCGGCGGTGGCCGTGGAATAGGTCCACCAGGGTGGGGATGTCGTTGATTTGGTGGGCCTGTTCGGCGGAGTAAATCTCCACCATGTCTTCCAGATTGATGGGGCGATCGGTGATCCACTGGTGGCCACAGTCGGGGCATTTGACAAAAAACGACAGCACAATGCGACCGCACTGGGGGCAGGGCTTTGTCGGTGGCGGTGTGCCCCCCTCACTGTCCTTTTGCGCCTGCACCGGCAGGTGGTAGTCCTTAATATCTTCGGGAAAGCCCAGGCGCTCCAGGTTGCCCGCCTGATCGAGAATGAGGCCGTACTGCTTACCCGACTGAGGCGAGATGCGCATGACGCGGCCAATCTGTTGCAGGTGCAGGGCGCTCGACTGGGTGGGCCGCAGCATGAGTCCTACTTCCACACTGGGTTCATCAAAGCCGATGCTGATCACATTGCAGGAGGTGAGCACCATGAGCTTTTCGTCGCGCAGGTCGCTGTACATCCGCTTGCGGTCTTTGATTGGGGTGCCGCCCTCCACCGTATCGGCGGGGATACCGGCGGCGTTAAAGGCATCGGCAACGTGGCGGGCGTGCTCGATATCGACGCAGAAAGCGATCGTGCGTTTGCCGGGGCAAAGGCGCTGCCACTCACGCACGATTTTTTCGATCAGCTCGGGGCGATCGCAGGCATTCTTCAGCGCGGCCTCGTCGTAGTCGCCCCGCACGGTCTTGACTTCTTGCAGGTTGACGACCCCATCGGGGGGCATGCTGTAGTATTTCATCGGGGCTAAAAACCCCCGCTGTTGCAGGTCACTGGGCACAGGAGAGGCCACCAGGGCATCCATGTAGTCGCCCAACTGTTCTTTGCCCAGGCGCTTGGGGGTCGCGGTCATCACCAGATGCACCGCATGGGGGAAGGTCTTGAGCACCTTTTTGCCCACCTGGCTAAACAGGGTAATGTGGCCCTCGTCGTAGAACACCACATCGGGCACCCACTCCTGCCACCAGCGTCGTTTGGCCATAGTTTGAATGCTGGCGATCTGGATCGGCGCGTCGCGGTTTTCTTCCCAGCCCGCCTTGATGAACCCGCAGTGCAAGCCAAAGGATTCCATTTTTTCAAAGGTTTGGCCCACCAGCACATCGAGGTGCACCAAAAACATCAGCCGCTTGCCCGCCCCTTCGGCATGGGCGCAGATCTGGCCGCTGATCACGGTTTTGCCCGCCCCGGTACCAGCTACGATCGCCACCCGCTTGTGCCCTTCATTGAGCTTGCGGTAGAGGTCGTTGATCAGGTCAACCTGGTAGGGGCGCAGTTGGGGTGGCATGGGGGACGTGAGTGGATGGGTGAGAGGATGAGAAGGGAAACGGTACTAGGTACAGGGTCTACGGTGCTAGGTTAAGCCGTTAACGGCGTACCGGGCGGCCTCATCCAATCATAAACGGGTACTATCGTCTGTTCTCTCACTCCAGAGCGGCGATCGCGGCAGCGTTATCATGCAGGTAGCTAAATCCAGGGATGGGCGCTTGAGCATGGACAGTCGCAGGTTGGGCAATACCGATATTGAGATTACACCGCTGATTTTTGGCACCTGGCAGGCGGGCAAAAGCGGTTGGGTCGGCATCGAAGACCAGGACGTAATTGACGCGATGCAGGCGGCCCTGGATGCGGGCATTACCACCTTTGACACCGCTGAAGTCTACGGCAATGGTTACTCCGAAGAACTGGTGGGCAAGGCGCTGGGAGATAGGCGTGATCGAGTGGTTTTGGCCACCAAGGTGTTTGCCAACCACCTCAAAGCCGACCAGGTGATCGAAGCCTGCGAAAATTCGCTCCAGCGGCTGCAGACTGAGGTGATTGACCTCTACCAAATCCACTGGCCCTCGGGAGCCTTTAACAGCGAGATTGTGCCCATTGGCGAAACCATGGGGGCGCTGAACCAGCTCAAAGAACAGGGTAAAATTCGGGCGATCGGGGTGTCAAATTTTTCTCGGGCACAGCTCGAAGAGGCGATGACCTATGGCCGCATCGACAGCCTACAGCCGCCCTATTCTCTCTTCTGGCGCGGGGTCGAAACCGAGCTGAGGCCCTACTGCGTCGAGCACAACCTCAGCATTCTGGCCTACTCATCGCTGGCCCAGGGGTTATTAACTGGCAAGTTTGGCCCCGGCCAGCAGTTTCCCAAAGAAGACATTCGCAGTAAAAACAAGTTGTTTCAGCCGCCGCTCTACGAAAAGGCCCAGGCAGCGTTAGAACAATTGCGTTCGATCGCCGATCGCCACCACACAACCCTGGGCAATTTGGCACTGGCCTGGCTGATCGCACAGCCACAGACCACGGCGATCGTCGGGGCTCGCAACAGCGCCCAGGCCAAGGAGAATGCCAGCGCTGCCGCCGTAGCCCTTTCTGCCGACGATTTGGCTGACATTGACGCCATTAGTCGCACCGTGACCGATCATCTGCCCGCCGACCCGGTGATGTGGACCTTTGGGTAAGGCAATGTCTGGGCTTCGCGGTTGAGCCAGCTAGCTCCTAACTCAGGCCTAAAAACCTAAAAAGCGCCAAACGATTTCTTAGCCTGCCGGTGGTTAGGTGAACCGCAGCGGCTAGACTAACAACATCCGCTTTTGCCAACCACACTTGGCCGCTTGCCCCGCCGAACCATGAAAGTTCCCGTCTTTGGCCGTATTTACAGCACGCTGCTCAAGCACCCCCGCTATCGCTGGGTGGTGATCGGAGCGTCGCTCATCTACTTGGTTAGCCCCATCGACATTTCCCCCGACCTCATTCCCGTCGTCGGCTGGATTGATGACGGCGTGGTGGCAACGCTGCTGACTACGGGCATTACCCAGGTGCTGCTCGATCGCCGTCAGGCCATGAAAGATCAAAAAACCTTGGCCAACCAGAACGATGCCACGGCCCTACCCATTGATTCCGAAACACCGTAATGGACTGGCTGATTGACCCGCTGAG is a genomic window of Nodosilinea sp. E11 containing:
- a CDS encoding DEAD/DEAH box helicase, encoding MPPQLRPYQVDLINDLYRKLNEGHKRVAIVAGTGAGKTVISGQICAHAEGAGKRLMFLVHLDVLVGQTFEKMESFGLHCGFIKAGWEENRDAPIQIASIQTMAKRRWWQEWVPDVVFYDEGHITLFSQVGKKVLKTFPHAVHLVMTATPKRLGKEQLGDYMDALVASPVPSDLQQRGFLAPMKYYSMPPDGVVNLQEVKTVRGDYDEAALKNACDRPELIEKIVREWQRLCPGKRTIAFCVDIEHARHVADAFNAAGIPADTVEGGTPIKDRKRMYSDLRDEKLMVLTSCNVISIGFDEPSVEVGLMLRPTQSSALHLQQIGRVMRISPQSGKQYGLILDQAGNLERLGFPEDIKDYHLPVQAQKDSEGGTPPPTKPCPQCGRIVLSFFVKCPDCGHQWITDRPINLEDMVEIYSAEQAHQINDIPTLVDLFHGHRRRAYLRRNAPTWAERSFWEQCGRWPKDAWCFGSIFGPRPTPTQMWEYFEYLQKSAKRIGKRQDWIVQEFEKECGSGSFQRLANLRQAL
- a CDS encoding aldo/keto reductase, coding for MDSRRLGNTDIEITPLIFGTWQAGKSGWVGIEDQDVIDAMQAALDAGITTFDTAEVYGNGYSEELVGKALGDRRDRVVLATKVFANHLKADQVIEACENSLQRLQTEVIDLYQIHWPSGAFNSEIVPIGETMGALNQLKEQGKIRAIGVSNFSRAQLEEAMTYGRIDSLQPPYSLFWRGVETELRPYCVEHNLSILAYSSLAQGLLTGKFGPGQQFPKEDIRSKNKLFQPPLYEKAQAALEQLRSIADRHHTTLGNLALAWLIAQPQTTAIVGARNSAQAKENASAAAVALSADDLADIDAISRTVTDHLPADPVMWTFG
- a CDS encoding YkvA family protein — translated: MKVPVFGRIYSTLLKHPRYRWVVIGASLIYLVSPIDISPDLIPVVGWIDDGVVATLLTTGITQVLLDRRQAMKDQKTLANQNDATALPIDSETP